A single genomic interval of Spirosoma linguale DSM 74 harbors:
- a CDS encoding tryptophan synthase, beta subunit (TIGRFAM: tryptophan synthase, beta subunit~PFAM: Pyridoxal-5'-phosphate-dependent protein beta subunit~KEGG: predicted protein; K01696 tryptophan synthase beta   chain), whose protein sequence is MQTTLEPQTSFEVSDKGFYGHFGGAFIPEMLYPNVEELRQNYLNIIADPDFQAEFWQLLEEYVGRPTPLFLAKRLSAHIGATIYLKREDLCHTGAHKINNTIGQILVAQRLGKKRIVAETGAGQHGVATATVCALMGLECIVYMGSIDMERQKPNVDRMRMLGAKVVPATSGSQTLKDATNEAMRHWINNPVDTHYIIGSVVGPHPYPDMVARFQSVISEEVKKQLFAKTGSENPDYMVACVGGGSNAAGAFYHYLNEPSVRLVAAEAAGQGISTGHSAATTALGKPGVLHGSRTILMQTEDGQVTEPYSISAGLDYPGIGPLHAHLFESGRGDFYAITDDEALQAGFQLSKLEGIIPALETSHALAALEKMNLNPDDVVVVCLSGRGDKDLSTYSKFL, encoded by the coding sequence ATGCAAACCACTCTTGAACCACAAACCTCATTCGAGGTATCAGATAAAGGCTTTTATGGCCACTTCGGTGGAGCGTTCATTCCCGAAATGCTCTATCCAAACGTCGAAGAACTTCGGCAGAATTACCTGAACATCATAGCCGATCCGGATTTCCAGGCCGAGTTCTGGCAGTTGCTCGAAGAGTACGTTGGCCGGCCAACGCCGTTGTTTCTGGCGAAACGTCTGTCTGCGCACATCGGGGCTACAATCTACCTCAAACGCGAAGACCTTTGCCATACCGGCGCGCATAAGATCAACAACACCATCGGGCAGATTCTGGTAGCGCAGCGGCTCGGTAAGAAGCGTATCGTGGCCGAAACGGGTGCCGGTCAGCATGGCGTGGCAACGGCAACAGTTTGTGCGCTGATGGGGCTGGAGTGCATCGTCTACATGGGCAGCATCGACATGGAGCGGCAAAAACCCAACGTCGACCGGATGCGGATGCTGGGAGCTAAGGTGGTACCGGCTACGTCGGGTAGCCAGACGCTGAAAGACGCGACCAATGAAGCTATGCGTCACTGGATCAACAACCCTGTCGATACGCATTACATCATCGGTTCGGTGGTGGGGCCTCACCCCTACCCGGATATGGTGGCGCGGTTTCAGTCGGTCATTTCCGAAGAAGTAAAGAAGCAGTTGTTCGCCAAAACGGGCAGCGAGAACCCCGATTACATGGTCGCCTGCGTAGGTGGAGGTAGCAATGCCGCCGGTGCGTTCTACCATTACCTGAACGAGCCAAGTGTTCGACTGGTAGCTGCCGAAGCCGCCGGTCAGGGTATCAGCACGGGGCATTCGGCCGCCACTACGGCGCTGGGCAAACCTGGTGTGTTGCATGGAAGCCGTACCATCCTGATGCAAACGGAAGATGGTCAGGTAACGGAGCCGTATTCGATTTCGGCCGGTCTGGATTATCCAGGCATCGGCCCGCTCCATGCGCACCTGTTCGAATCGGGTCGGGGCGATTTCTACGCCATTACGGACGATGAAGCCCTACAGGCTGGTTTCCAGCTTAGTAAGCTCGAAGGCATCATTCCGGCACTGGAAACATCCCACGCGCTGGCGGCTCTGGAGAAAATGAACCTCAACCCCGACGATGTCGTGGTGGTTTGCCTCTCCGGCCGTGGCGATAAAGATCTAAGCACGTATTCGAAATTTTTGTAG
- a CDS encoding tryptophan synthase, alpha subunit (TIGRFAM: tryptophan synthase, alpha subunit~PFAM: tryptophan synthase alpha chain~KEGG: hypothetical protein ; K01695 tryptophan synthase   alpha chain), giving the protein MTQSLTQQQPTETVEATQNRITSLFSQKSERLLNVYFTAGYPTLNDTTTVLRGLQAAGVDIVEIGMPYSDPVADGETIQQSNGVALDNGMSIKTLFAQLAGCRTDAENPITVPILLMGYINPVLQFGVENFCQKCQEVGVDGVILPDLPLDLFLEEYAPTFRKYGILNVHLITPQTTDARIRFIDAESDGFIYMVSSASITGSVKGVSDTMKAYFERIQGMNLRNPRLIGFGINNHETFDTACAFANGAIVGSAFIRHLSEKGTSSESIRSFVETIRS; this is encoded by the coding sequence ATGACACAATCCTTAACCCAGCAGCAGCCAACCGAGACGGTTGAAGCTACTCAAAACCGCATTACCAGCCTGTTCTCGCAGAAAAGCGAGCGGCTGCTGAACGTTTATTTTACCGCCGGATACCCAACCCTTAACGATACGACAACCGTCCTTCGTGGCTTACAGGCTGCGGGCGTGGACATCGTTGAAATTGGCATGCCCTACTCCGACCCTGTTGCCGATGGCGAAACCATTCAGCAGAGCAACGGCGTCGCGCTCGACAACGGTATGTCGATCAAAACGCTTTTCGCCCAGTTGGCCGGTTGTCGGACAGATGCCGAAAATCCAATTACGGTTCCCATTCTGCTGATGGGCTACATCAATCCCGTCCTTCAGTTTGGTGTGGAAAATTTCTGCCAGAAGTGCCAGGAGGTGGGCGTCGATGGGGTTATTTTGCCCGACCTCCCGCTGGATTTGTTTCTGGAAGAATACGCTCCCACTTTCCGGAAGTACGGCATCTTGAACGTACACCTCATTACGCCCCAAACTACCGACGCCCGCATTCGATTCATCGACGCAGAGTCAGACGGCTTTATTTACATGGTTTCGTCGGCTAGCATTACCGGCTCGGTGAAAGGCGTGAGCGACACCATGAAGGCGTATTTCGAGCGGATTCAGGGCATGAACCTGCGTAACCCGCGTCTGATCGGCTTCGGTATCAACAACCACGAGACGTTCGATACGGCCTGTGCGTTTGCGAACGGTGCCATTGTGGGTAGCGCGTTCATCCGGCATCTGTCTGAAAAAGGCACATCGTCTGAGAGCATTCGCTCGTTTGTAGAAACGATTCGGTCGTAA
- a CDS encoding phosphoribosyl-ATP diphosphatase (TIGRFAM: phosphoribosyl-ATP diphosphatase~PFAM: phosphoribosyl-AMP cyclohydrolase; phosphoribosyl-ATP pyrophosphohydrolase~KEGG: ppr:PBPRA1085 bifunctional phosphoribosyl-AMP cyclohydrolase/phosphoribosyl-ATP pyrophosphatase protein) — MNSEINFDKSPDGLIPAVIQDAETGKVLMLGYMNREAYDKTVAENVVTFFSRSKQRLWTKGETSNNFLHVREILIDCDGDTLLIKSAPAGPTCHTGADTCFDEVNQGKGQFLNYLQGIIHDRKVNPSDKSYTASLFGRGVNKIAQKVGEEAVELVIEAKDDNDDLFKGEAADLLFHFLVLLEQKNMNLDDIVAVLQSRHVKQ; from the coding sequence ATGAATTCCGAGATTAACTTTGATAAGTCGCCCGACGGTCTTATTCCGGCGGTGATTCAGGATGCCGAAACGGGTAAAGTCCTGATGCTGGGGTATATGAACCGCGAGGCTTACGACAAAACCGTTGCCGAAAATGTGGTGACGTTTTTCAGCCGGAGTAAACAGCGGCTCTGGACTAAGGGCGAAACGTCCAACAACTTCCTGCACGTGCGGGAGATATTGATCGACTGCGACGGCGACACCCTTTTGATTAAATCGGCCCCCGCCGGACCAACCTGCCATACAGGTGCCGATACCTGTTTCGATGAGGTCAACCAGGGAAAAGGGCAGTTCCTGAACTACCTGCAAGGCATTATCCACGACCGGAAGGTGAACCCATCCGATAAATCGTACACGGCCAGCCTGTTTGGGCGGGGGGTGAATAAGATTGCACAGAAAGTAGGCGAAGAAGCCGTCGAACTGGTGATTGAGGCCAAAGACGACAACGACGACCTTTTCAAAGGCGAAGCGGCCGACCTATTATTTCATTTTCTGGTGCTGCTGGAACAGAAAAATATGAATTTAGACGATATTGTTGCCGTATTGCAGTCGCGTCACGTCAAACAATAG
- a CDS encoding membrane protein of unknown function (PFAM: membrane protein of unknown function~KEGG: glo:Glov_3507 membrane protein of unknown function), which yields MGLIIRILISAVAVWVAAYFIPGVSVTGGAGTYLIVAIVLGFLNAFIKPILTVLTIPITIVTLGLFLLVLNVLMVYLTAYLIPNFHVNGFIAALLFSFVVSIVTSLIDAIV from the coding sequence ATGGGTCTGATTATCCGTATTCTGATTAGCGCAGTGGCCGTTTGGGTGGCCGCCTATTTTATTCCAGGTGTTTCTGTCACGGGTGGTGCCGGTACGTATTTGATTGTTGCCATTGTGTTAGGCTTTCTAAATGCCTTCATCAAGCCAATCCTGACGGTATTGACCATTCCGATCACGATTGTCACACTTGGCCTGTTTTTGCTGGTACTGAACGTGCTGATGGTGTATCTAACAGCGTATTTGATACCAAATTTCCACGTCAATGGCTTCATTGCAGCACTGCTGTTCAGCTTTGTCGTTTCAATAGTTACCTCGCTGATCGACGCGATTGTTTAA
- a CDS encoding endoribonuclease L-PSP (TIGRFAM: endoribonuclease L-PSP~PFAM: Endoribonuclease L-PSP~KEGG: vfm:VFMJ11_1562 endoribonuclease L-PSP, putative) — translation MTFIETPNAPVPGGHYSQAVVHNGQVYVSGILPITPSGEKLTNATIAEQTEQILANLDAILQAAGSQRNKVLKVTVFIADINAWGTVNQLYAQFFGDHRPARSVVPCSPLHYGFGIELEAIAFLE, via the coding sequence ATGACCTTTATCGAAACCCCCAATGCCCCGGTTCCGGGTGGCCATTACTCACAAGCCGTTGTGCATAACGGGCAGGTTTATGTATCGGGCATCTTGCCTATTACACCATCCGGCGAGAAACTGACTAATGCCACCATTGCCGAACAAACGGAACAGATTCTGGCCAACCTCGATGCGATTCTACAAGCGGCCGGGAGCCAGCGCAATAAGGTATTGAAAGTAACGGTCTTTATTGCCGACATCAATGCCTGGGGCACCGTCAATCAACTTTATGCCCAGTTCTTCGGCGACCACCGACCGGCGCGGTCCGTTGTTCCCTGCTCTCCGCTGCATTACGGCTTTGGCATCGAGTTGGAAGCCATTGCCTTTCTTGAGTAA